The following proteins come from a genomic window of Nostoc sp. ATCC 53789:
- a CDS encoding spore photoproduct lyase family protein yields MPERVLFTPAALDEEWGQQILKRVQSLNLPIEELSQNRLKGLRGESERDTYNIAKRTLAVVTAPPSSFKLSPIPPSADWQFHLAEGCPAHCQYCYLAGSLSGPPVIRVFANLPQILENLANYEQQGKTTSFEVSCYTDPLGIEHLTGSLAECIRYFGARPNAHLRWVSKFDAVDGLLDLPHNGNTRCRMSVNAAPISGKFEGGTASVVSRLNALRRLALPQERGGGGYPIGLVIAPIMPIDDWQMHYSRLFEQINEALDFDCNLTFELISHRFTPGSKEVLQTWYPQSKLEMDEAKRSAKRNKFGGTKYVYEKDTMKALRCFFESEISRRFPNAEVLYWT; encoded by the coding sequence ATACCTGAACGGGTACTGTTTACACCTGCTGCCCTAGATGAAGAATGGGGGCAGCAGATTCTTAAACGTGTGCAGTCACTCAACTTACCAATAGAAGAACTATCACAGAACCGCCTGAAGGGACTGCGTGGTGAGTCTGAGCGGGATACTTACAACATTGCCAAGCGTACCTTAGCGGTGGTTACTGCACCACCCAGTTCTTTTAAGCTGAGTCCCATCCCACCTTCTGCGGATTGGCAGTTTCACCTTGCCGAAGGTTGTCCGGCTCACTGTCAATACTGCTACTTGGCTGGTAGCTTGTCGGGGCCACCTGTTATCCGCGTTTTTGCCAACTTACCGCAGATATTAGAGAATTTAGCTAACTACGAGCAACAGGGGAAAACCACAAGTTTTGAAGTTAGCTGTTACACAGATCCATTGGGTATTGAGCATTTAACTGGAAGTCTTGCTGAATGTATCCGTTACTTCGGCGCTCGTCCCAATGCACATCTACGTTGGGTATCGAAGTTTGATGCTGTGGATGGATTACTCGATTTACCACACAATGGGAATACTCGCTGTCGGATGAGTGTTAATGCAGCACCGATTTCTGGCAAATTTGAAGGTGGTACGGCATCCGTAGTATCCAGACTGAATGCTTTGCGACGGTTGGCGCTACCACAAGAGCGTGGCGGTGGCGGTTATCCAATAGGCTTGGTTATTGCGCCAATTATGCCGATAGACGATTGGCAGATGCACTATAGTCGTTTGTTTGAGCAGATAAACGAGGCACTGGATTTTGACTGTAACCTTACCTTTGAGCTAATCTCCCATCGGTTTACACCAGGGTCAAAAGAAGTGTTACAAACTTGGTATCCGCAATCCAAATTAGAGATGGATGAGGCGAAACGCAGTGCCAAGCGTAATAAGTTTGGTGGGACGAAGTATGTTTATGAGAAAGACACAATGAAGGCATTGCGTTGCTTTTTTGAGAGTGAGATTAGTAGGCGCTTTCCAAATGCTGAAGTTCTTTATTGGACTTAG
- the coaBC gene encoding bifunctional phosphopantothenoylcysteine decarboxylase/phosphopantothenate--cysteine ligase CoaBC, whose product MTNPKLNRVIIGVGGGIAAYKICELVSTLFKTGVEVRVILTRSAQEFITPLTMATLSRHPAYTDDDFWQPTHSRPLHIELGEWADVMVIAPLTANTLAKLAYGMADNLLTNTVLASTCPVLLAPAMNTDMWEQLSVQRNWQQLLIDSRYHGMNTASGLLACDRIGAGRLAEPPEILAHIQSLLHTQGKRDLAGKRVLISAGGTREFLDPVRFIGNPSTGKMGLALAQAALHRGANVTLVHGPANWDVPLGVQAIPVISAEQMQQAMLEYLPNADVIVMSAAVADVKPRDYSTEKLPKRSLPQALPLEPVPDIVAQLAKHKQPHQILIGFAAQTGDIVKPALEKLQSKKLDAIVANPIDQPDSGFGSDNNQAIFLDNQGRQVAIAPCSKLEMAHQLFDFVIT is encoded by the coding sequence ATGACTAATCCAAAATTGAACAGGGTTATAATAGGTGTAGGTGGCGGTATCGCCGCCTACAAAATTTGTGAATTGGTTTCAACGCTATTTAAAACTGGGGTCGAAGTCCGAGTTATCCTTACCCGTTCGGCGCAAGAATTTATCACGCCTCTGACAATGGCCACCCTATCTCGTCATCCCGCCTACACAGATGATGATTTTTGGCAACCAACTCATTCTCGTCCCTTGCATATTGAGTTGGGTGAGTGGGCAGATGTCATGGTAATTGCCCCCTTGACAGCTAATACATTAGCAAAGCTAGCCTACGGGATGGCTGATAATTTACTCACAAATACCGTGCTGGCTTCTACTTGTCCCGTGCTGTTAGCACCCGCAATGAATACGGATATGTGGGAACAGCTATCGGTGCAACGGAATTGGCAACAGCTATTGATCGATAGCCGATATCATGGAATGAATACAGCATCGGGTTTATTAGCGTGCGATCGCATCGGTGCTGGTAGATTAGCAGAACCTCCAGAAATTTTGGCTCACATCCAATCGCTGTTACACACTCAAGGTAAACGAGATTTAGCGGGTAAGCGAGTGTTAATTAGTGCTGGGGGAACGCGGGAGTTTCTTGACCCAGTAAGGTTTATTGGCAATCCTTCCACAGGTAAAATGGGATTAGCTTTAGCACAAGCCGCACTTCACCGAGGCGCAAACGTCACCCTAGTACATGGCCCAGCTAATTGGGATGTACCATTAGGAGTGCAAGCAATTCCTGTTATTAGTGCCGAGCAAATGCAGCAGGCCATGCTGGAATATTTACCCAACGCTGATGTAATCGTCATGTCAGCAGCCGTGGCGGATGTGAAGCCACGAGATTATAGTACAGAAAAATTGCCCAAGCGATCGCTCCCCCAAGCCTTACCCCTCGAACCAGTACCGGATATAGTCGCCCAATTAGCAAAACATAAACAGCCGCATCAGATATTAATTGGTTTTGCTGCACAGACTGGAGATATTGTCAAGCCAGCATTAGAAAAATTACAGAGTAAAAAACTCGATGCTATTGTTGCCAATCCCATCGATCAACCTGATAGTGGTTTTGGGAGTGATAATAATCAAGCGATATTTTTAGATAATCAAGGACGGCAAGTAGCGATCGCACCTTGTTCTAAATTAGAAATGGCCCATCAATTATTTGATTTTGTCATCACTTGA
- a CDS encoding DUF2555 domain-containing protein, whose protein sequence is MTTLSISRKEIAAITAAEVEELATRLDLDNYSNAFDGLNDWHLLRAIAFQRPELVEPYIYLLDLEPYDEA, encoded by the coding sequence ATGACAACTCTAAGCATTTCCAGGAAAGAAATTGCTGCCATAACTGCGGCAGAAGTAGAAGAACTGGCTACACGTCTGGATCTGGATAATTACAGTAATGCTTTTGATGGTTTAAATGATTGGCATCTATTACGAGCGATCGCATTTCAGCGTCCAGAGTTAGTTGAACCCTATATCTACCTCTTAGACTTGGAACCTTACGATGAAGCGTAG
- a CDS encoding alpha/beta hydrolase: MRKVDFRSKPLSLQFITVPPETSQPATGLIVTLHGWGANAEDVASLLPLLNLPDYQFILPNAPYPYPYSPIGRAWYDLRVENMYEGLVESRKLLIDFLQSLESTTGIPLSRTILSGFSQGGAMTLDVGSKLPLAGLVVMSGYLHPDALTADQRDIPPTLISHGKYDEVVPLQAALKARDTLKSLGLAAEYHEFDMGHEINPQTLKVLRNFVVNTIS, from the coding sequence ATGAGAAAAGTAGATTTTAGGAGTAAACCTCTGTCTTTACAATTTATTACCGTTCCCCCCGAAACTTCTCAACCCGCCACAGGGTTAATTGTTACTTTGCATGGTTGGGGAGCTAATGCTGAGGATGTTGCATCTTTGCTACCCTTGCTCAATTTACCTGATTACCAGTTTATATTACCCAATGCACCTTATCCTTATCCCTATTCCCCTATAGGGAGGGCATGGTATGACCTGCGGGTGGAAAATATGTATGAAGGCTTGGTAGAAAGTCGGAAACTGCTAATAGATTTTTTGCAATCTTTAGAAAGTACCACTGGCATACCTTTGTCACGCACTATTTTAAGTGGATTTTCTCAAGGCGGAGCAATGACTTTAGATGTCGGCTCAAAATTGCCACTAGCAGGCTTAGTTGTGATGAGCGGGTATTTACATCCTGATGCACTAACGGCAGATCAAAGAGATATTCCGCCGACTTTAATCAGCCACGGGAAATATGATGAAGTTGTTCCACTGCAAGCTGCTTTAAAGGCACGAGACACTTTAAAATCTCTAGGATTGGCGGCAGAATACCATGAATTTGACATGGGGCATGAAATAAATCCACAAACGTTAAAGGTGCTGCGGAATTTCGTTGTAAATACAATTAGCTAG
- a CDS encoding RMD1 family protein: MQKLLFNDTDRFRAQALFLGKDINLQTLENYVSLATMPLMVSVGEHGCAVLLDYGAVVLFNLEPVEKVAFLTKLSSQVSGSFAEPETEEVEIHLNIVESERVKEGKISLHEFSVERLQIVADILAKSVVLSHYETSLATVFDQIEPFAASLQREHRERRQSRELLRQLGTALLVQHKIVGRVEIIDKPELLWESPQLENLYLRLEDEYEIRERHTALERKLELITQTAQTVLEFMQHSSSQRVEWYVVILIVVEILLSLYDIIFKG, encoded by the coding sequence ATGCAAAAACTTCTTTTTAACGATACAGATAGATTTAGAGCGCAGGCCCTATTCCTTGGTAAGGATATTAACTTACAGACATTGGAGAATTACGTTTCCTTGGCGACTATGCCATTAATGGTTTCAGTCGGTGAACACGGCTGTGCGGTACTGCTAGACTATGGCGCAGTTGTCCTGTTTAACCTTGAGCCTGTAGAAAAGGTAGCTTTTTTGACCAAACTATCCTCTCAAGTTAGTGGCTCCTTTGCCGAACCGGAGACAGAAGAGGTGGAAATTCATCTCAACATTGTAGAGAGTGAGAGAGTTAAGGAAGGAAAAATTTCACTGCATGAATTTAGTGTAGAACGCTTGCAGATAGTGGCTGATATCCTCGCTAAAAGTGTTGTGCTGTCTCATTATGAAACTAGCCTAGCGACTGTATTCGACCAAATTGAACCGTTTGCAGCTAGTCTCCAGCGTGAACACAGGGAAAGACGGCAGAGTCGGGAATTACTGCGTCAACTTGGGACTGCACTGTTAGTTCAACATAAGATTGTAGGTCGAGTTGAGATCATCGATAAGCCAGAGTTGCTCTGGGAATCTCCCCAGCTAGAAAACTTATATCTGCGCTTGGAGGATGAATACGAAATTCGTGAGCGTCACACTGCTTTAGAACGCAAACTAGAACTAATTACCCAAACTGCACAAACAGTCTTGGAGTTCATGCAGCATAGCAGTAGCCAACGAGTAGAGTGGTATGTGGTGATTTTGATTGTGGTGGAAATTCTGCTGTCACTGTACGACATCATTTTCAAAGGCTAA
- a CDS encoding transposase, protein MKKIPQTDAIFDNVFQENQASDENPKSLRVSIDTKAKVKIGNLSRGGKARTLEAKAADDHDTQWEAVLVPFGILNTHSEKLTIYLGQSAETSDFIVDCLTAWWYENQHDYQDYDEWVIDLDGGAATRSNRTQFIKRMVELSQAINLRIRLIYYPPYHSKYNPIERCWAALENYWNGAILDSIEVAIKWASNMTWKGIAPIVHRVEATYEKGIKVLSQELEHYQTFWQPSETLPKWDITIFPV, encoded by the coding sequence TTGAAAAAGATTCCGCAAACAGATGCCATTTTCGACAATGTGTTTCAGGAAAATCAGGCATCGGATGAGAATCCCAAATCGTTGCGAGTCTCTATCGATACTAAAGCCAAGGTGAAGATTGGCAATCTTTCCAGAGGTGGTAAAGCTCGAACACTGGAAGCAAAAGCTGCGGATGACCACGATACACAGTGGGAGGCAGTCTTAGTTCCTTTTGGCATTCTCAACACACACAGTGAAAAGCTTACGATTTACTTAGGTCAGTCGGCTGAAACCAGTGATTTTATTGTCGATTGTTTAACTGCTTGGTGGTATGAGAATCAACACGATTACCAAGATTATGATGAATGGGTGATTGACCTTGATGGTGGTGCAGCAACTCGCAGTAACCGCACACAGTTTATCAAACGTATGGTTGAACTGTCTCAAGCAATTAATTTAAGAATCCGACTGATTTACTATCCTCCGTACCATAGCAAGTACAATCCCATAGAGAGGTGTTGGGCAGCCCTAGAGAACTATTGGAATGGCGCAATTCTGGATTCGATTGAAGTTGCCATCAAGTGGGCTTCCAATATGACTTGGAAAGGGATTGCACCCATTGTTCACCGTGTTGAAGCAACCTATGAAAAAGGAATCAAGGTTCTCTCACAAGAGTTAGAACACTACCAAACCTTCTGGCAACCTTCCGAAACTCTACCTAAATGGGATATCACAATTTTCCCCGTTTAA
- a CDS encoding TauD/TfdA family dioxygenase, which produces MGSQYFDIKPVAGRIGAEIIGVNLSSNLSDDIISDIRKTLVKHKVIFFRDQQQLDADGQVAFARRFGELTTAHPTVPSLPENPEVLDLNYGRTTSRANNWHTDVTFVDRPPLGSILRALDIPPTGGDTIWANSVTAYQDLPTHLRNLADELWAVHSNAYDYATGFDLPEDVKAHRAVFTSTVYETLHPVVRIHPESGERGLFIGGFVRQFRGLSTTESDDILRLLQAYVTRPENTVRWRWQVGDVAFWDNRATQHYAIADYGDQPRHVQRVTIVGDLPVGIDGKQSEAIKGDASEYNRREAVAA; this is translated from the coding sequence ATGGGTTCTCAATACTTTGATATCAAACCAGTTGCAGGACGTATCGGTGCTGAAATTATTGGCGTTAATCTGAGTTCTAACCTCAGCGACGATATCATCAGTGATATTCGTAAGACTCTAGTCAAACACAAAGTGATCTTTTTCCGGGATCAGCAACAACTTGATGCTGATGGACAGGTAGCCTTCGCTCGTCGTTTCGGTGAACTTACTACAGCCCACCCCACTGTACCGTCGCTGCCAGAAAACCCCGAAGTCTTAGACCTGAATTATGGCCGCACTACTTCCCGCGCCAATAACTGGCATACCGATGTAACATTTGTAGACCGTCCTCCTCTCGGCTCTATCTTACGAGCGCTTGATATTCCCCCAACTGGTGGCGATACAATCTGGGCAAACTCCGTGACTGCATACCAAGATTTACCTACTCATTTGCGTAATCTGGCAGACGAACTTTGGGCAGTACACAGCAACGCCTACGACTATGCAACTGGATTCGACCTACCTGAAGATGTCAAAGCTCACAGAGCTGTCTTTACCTCGACTGTATACGAGACTCTGCATCCAGTTGTACGCATCCATCCAGAATCTGGAGAGCGGGGACTATTCATCGGCGGATTTGTGCGCCAGTTCCGTGGCTTATCAACAACTGAATCAGATGATATTCTGCGACTGTTACAAGCATACGTAACACGTCCTGAGAACACAGTGCGGTGGCGTTGGCAAGTTGGTGACGTAGCCTTTTGGGATAACCGGGCTACTCAACATTATGCGATCGCAGATTACGGCGATCAGCCCCGCCACGTTCAACGCGTGACAATTGTTGGCGATCTCCCCGTTGGTATCGATGGTAAGCAAAGTGAGGCCATTAAAGGAGATGCCTCTGAGTACAACCGACGTGAGGCGGTGGCTGCGTAA
- a CDS encoding SDR family oxidoreductase: MSLELKLSGKTAIVTGGSAGIGLATAKALYSEGVNVAMSATGYAYAARNQERLENAVAAIQSLPTPGAKVIAISADLTKAEDVEKVVSTTLSQFGQIDILINNAGSARAGSFLESTDDLFLDAWNLKLLGYIRLVRAVVPHQKSRGDGRIVNIVGGAGRTPRPNFLAGGTSNAALLNFTKGISKELAEYKIRINAISPGATATERAETLARQNAQAQGITVEQVKAQNIQSIPLKRIAQPEEIAALALFLVSDLAASITGTEIIVDGGSTPGV, from the coding sequence ATGAGTTTAGAACTAAAACTATCAGGCAAAACCGCGATTGTTACAGGAGGAAGTGCAGGAATAGGGTTAGCTACTGCCAAAGCCCTTTATAGTGAAGGTGTGAATGTTGCGATGTCTGCGACGGGCTACGCCTACGCAGCCCGCAATCAAGAAAGACTAGAAAATGCAGTAGCTGCCATCCAGTCCCTACCCACGCCAGGGGCGAAAGTTATTGCCATTAGTGCTGATTTAACAAAAGCAGAGGATGTTGAGAAAGTTGTTTCAACCACCTTGTCCCAGTTTGGTCAGATTGATATCTTGATTAATAACGCTGGTTCAGCCCGTGCTGGATCTTTCCTTGAATCCACTGATGATTTATTCTTGGATGCTTGGAACTTAAAATTATTGGGCTACATCCGCTTAGTTAGAGCCGTCGTCCCCCATCAAAAAAGTCGCGGTGATGGACGGATTGTCAATATCGTTGGCGGTGCAGGACGTACACCTCGCCCTAACTTCCTAGCTGGTGGTACAAGCAATGCGGCTCTACTCAATTTTACAAAGGGTATTTCTAAAGAGTTAGCCGAGTACAAGATTCGCATTAATGCCATATCGCCCGGTGCTACAGCTACTGAGCGTGCTGAGACTTTAGCTCGACAAAACGCCCAAGCGCAAGGCATTACCGTCGAGCAAGTTAAGGCACAAAACATCCAAAGTATTCCTTTAAAAAGAATCGCCCAACCAGAAGAAATTGCCGCGTTAGCGTTATTTTTGGTGTCGGATCTAGCTGCATCGATTACAGGAACAGAGATTATCGTTGATGGCGGCTCTACTCCTGGTGTTTAG
- the budA gene encoding acetolactate decarboxylase has protein sequence MGKFKIQNFYIFDLMKLKRYFWITILTITTLLVAILPARTQQHTPSNTLFQASTISALAVGIFDGDTNFQQLRKHGNFGLGTVNALDGEMVGLDGKFYQIKADGVASVIPDSMTSPFATVTFFQPETLINLEGRMNYKQLQQSLDQRLPTKNYPYAIRIQGNFPYLKFRIPPKQTPPYRSLAEALKEQSIFELRNINGTLVGFRTPEYMQGVNVNGYHFHFIAANRTTGGHILDGQFQNAKIEIDPLSNVEINLPKSAEFVQADLEDNKPVEINRVERK, from the coding sequence ATGGGTAAATTCAAAATTCAAAACTTTTATATCTTTGATCTAATGAAACTTAAGCGTTATTTCTGGATAACTATTTTAACCATTACTACATTATTAGTTGCTATTTTACCTGCTAGAACTCAGCAACATACACCATCAAATACCCTGTTTCAAGCATCAACAATTAGCGCTCTTGCAGTAGGAATTTTTGACGGTGATACTAATTTTCAGCAGTTGAGAAAACACGGTAATTTTGGTTTGGGGACAGTAAATGCTCTGGATGGAGAAATGGTTGGATTAGATGGCAAATTTTACCAGATAAAAGCTGATGGAGTTGCTTCTGTTATTCCTGATTCAATGACAAGCCCTTTTGCTACAGTCACCTTTTTTCAACCAGAAACATTAATTAATCTAGAAGGGCGGATGAATTATAAACAATTGCAGCAATCTTTAGATCAGCGCTTACCAACTAAAAATTATCCTTATGCAATTCGTATCCAAGGTAATTTTCCTTATCTAAAATTTAGAATTCCTCCTAAACAAACTCCACCTTATCGTTCTTTAGCTGAAGCACTAAAAGAACAATCAATTTTTGAATTAAGGAATATCAATGGCACTTTAGTCGGTTTTCGGACACCTGAATATATGCAAGGAGTAAATGTTAATGGCTATCACTTTCATTTCATCGCTGCAAATCGCACAACTGGAGGGCATATCTTAGATGGACAATTTCAAAATGCTAAAATAGAAATTGATCCTCTATCAAACGTTGAGATAAATTTGCCCAAGAGTGCTGAATTTGTGCAAGCTGATTTAGAAGATAACAAACCTGTTGAAATCAACAGAGTTGAACGTAAGTAA
- a CDS encoding VOC family protein, with the protein MSLPETIAKQTDARPPVAIGHVRLYVSNVPEASDFFVKIGLRLITQSEQLAVLELRGGTHLVLRTSSDAIAPGINAPFDLIVDDVVATRDTFKKWGLTVSEIETGRIHSSFNLTGPDGYLLTVTSSHTGGREV; encoded by the coding sequence ATGTCACTACCAGAAACTATTGCAAAACAAACGGATGCCCGCCCACCTGTGGCGATTGGGCATGTAAGATTATATGTGAGTAATGTACCGGAGGCTAGCGATTTTTTCGTCAAGATAGGACTGCGGTTGATTACCCAATCAGAACAATTAGCTGTTTTGGAATTAAGGGGAGGAACGCACTTAGTTTTGAGAACAAGTTCAGACGCGATCGCACCTGGAATAAATGCACCTTTTGATCTGATTGTAGATGATGTTGTCGCCACCAGAGATACTTTTAAGAAGTGGGGACTGACTGTTTCTGAAATCGAAACAGGCAGAATCCACAGTTCATTTAACTTAACTGGGCCGGATGGCTATTTATTGACGGTGACTTCTTCACACACAGGCGGTAGAGAAGTTTAA